A genome region from Desulfovibrio sp. JC010 includes the following:
- the ilvB gene encoding biosynthetic-type acetolactate synthase large subunit, translated as MEISGAKLVVKLLEQQGIDIICGIPGGSNLPIYDALRDSPIKHILARHEQGAGFMAQGMARTTGKAAVCMGTSGPGVTNLLTAIADARLDSIPVVAITGQVTSTLIGTDAFQEVDTYGLTIPITKHNFLVQSAADLLEIIPEAFRLAESGRPGPVVVDIPKDVQKEIIEISEMPTPINEAVAMECEQGQLDKAISMINKSKRPIIYAGGGVVAADASADLVRFARKNSIPVVTTLMGLGAFPHGDPNYLGMLGMHGSRSTNMIMEEADLIIALGVRFDDRAVGKACEFCKHADILHIDIDRSEIGKIKSSNLSIVGDVGHVLHELVENVETSIRIGWSARLASIRMMYPELRPDEQDSFHPLNLIRIMGETLPDDAIITTDVGQHQMWVAQGYPFRKPRTLLTSGGLGTMGFGLPNAIGAALAKPSKKVVCVSGDGSFLMNIQELATLAEQRLNVKVLIMNNNRLGLVRQQQELFFEERYFASSFESNPDFASIARGFGIASFDLGEQENPELFLRKVLGQDGPCVINIPINFENKVLPMVPPECANREMIGG; from the coding sequence ATGGAAATCAGCGGTGCTAAATTGGTTGTTAAGCTCTTGGAACAACAGGGAATTGATATCATCTGCGGTATCCCCGGCGGTTCCAATCTGCCTATCTACGATGCTTTGCGGGACAGTCCCATCAAACATATCCTTGCCCGTCATGAGCAGGGCGCGGGGTTCATGGCTCAGGGCATGGCCCGGACCACCGGAAAGGCTGCGGTGTGCATGGGTACTTCCGGTCCCGGCGTAACCAACCTGCTTACAGCCATTGCCGATGCAAGGCTCGATTCCATTCCCGTGGTCGCCATTACCGGGCAGGTCACCAGCACCCTTATCGGCACTGATGCCTTTCAGGAGGTTGATACCTATGGACTGACCATTCCCATTACCAAGCATAATTTTTTGGTTCAGTCTGCGGCTGATCTTTTGGAAATAATTCCTGAAGCATTCAGGCTGGCGGAGTCCGGCAGGCCCGGTCCGGTTGTTGTGGACATCCCTAAGGATGTACAGAAGGAGATTATTGAAATCTCAGAGATGCCGACCCCGATCAATGAAGCTGTTGCCATGGAATGTGAGCAGGGCCAGCTTGATAAAGCTATTTCCATGATCAACAAATCCAAGCGGCCCATCATCTATGCCGGGGGCGGTGTTGTTGCCGCGGACGCATCTGCTGATCTGGTCAGGTTTGCGCGTAAGAATTCTATTCCGGTTGTTACCACTCTCATGGGGCTTGGGGCATTCCCGCATGGTGATCCCAATTATCTCGGCATGCTCGGTATGCACGGCTCCCGCTCAACCAACATGATTATGGAAGAGGCGGATCTGATCATCGCACTGGGCGTGCGTTTTGATGACCGGGCAGTCGGTAAGGCCTGCGAATTCTGCAAGCACGCAGACATTCTGCATATTGATATTGACCGTTCCGAGATAGGCAAGATCAAGTCTTCCAACCTCTCCATTGTAGGCGATGTAGGGCATGTTTTGCATGAGCTGGTTGAGAATGTTGAAACTTCCATCAGGATCGGCTGGAGTGCACGCCTTGCTTCCATCCGCATGATGTATCCTGAGTTGCGTCCCGATGAGCAGGATTCATTTCATCCCCTCAACCTGATCAGGATTATGGGCGAGACTTTGCCTGATGATGCCATCATCACCACCGATGTAGGGCAGCACCAGATGTGGGTTGCGCAGGGCTATCCTTTCCGCAAACCCCGGACCCTGCTTACTTCCGGCGGGCTGGGTACCATGGGTTTCGGTCTGCCTAACGCCATTGGAGCGGCTCTGGCCAAGCCTTCAAAGAAGGTTGTCTGCGTAAGTGGTGACGGATCTTTTCTGATGAATATTCAGGAGCTTGCCACTCTGGCTGAGCAGCGTTTGAATGTAAAAGTCCTGATTATGAACAACAACCGTCTGGGATTGGTCCGCCAGCAGCAGGAGTTGTTTTTTGAGGAGCGTTATTTTGCTTCAAGCTTTGAAAGTAACCCTGATTTTGCTTCCATTGCCAGAGGGTTCGGCATTGCATCCTTTGATCTCGGTGAGCAGGAAAATCCGGAACTCTTCCTGCGCAAAGTGTTGGGGCAGGACGGGCCGTGTGTAATCAATATTCCCATTAATTTTGAAAACAAGGTTCTTCCCATGGTTCCGCCGGAGTGCGCTAACCGGGAAATGATCGGGGGCTAG
- a CDS encoding YgiQ family radical SAM protein, which translates to MTKSIIAKKQPQPKFLPMTRKEMDKLGWDRPDIILVSGDSYIDHPSFGIPLLGRVLSSHGFKVALICQPDWNDPKALAELGRPRLYAGVSAGALDSMVAHYTSFRKKRSDDAYTPGGKAGARPNRACIIYTNLIKKAFKGLPVIIGGIEASLRRISHYDFWTDKVRKPILMDSKADLLVYGMGERAMLDAALRLSAAEEYAPAVLKGIPGTAFMGTPEDIPNEAERIELPSHQAILDDPQQLMNATLALEEQVHFGDSWAIQPVDKRHVVLAQPSEYLSTEELDWLYSLPYARLPHPIYKDKGRIPAADMIEFSITSHRGCGGGCSFCSIAMHQGRHIRSRSRKSIMDELKRMQEHPDFRGSVSDIGGPSANMWNAHCSLERGKCKRKSCLVPKVCPNFKYDQQANLKLYRDARKMDGIKHVRVASGVRFDLGQQNKKSLKEIFKEFVGGQLKVAPEHITPSVLKHMRKPDLPIFESFLEMFASESKKAGKEQYVIPYLMSAFPGCTDSDMRQLGSWLAARGWKPRQVQCFIPTPGTVATAMFYCETDPAGNKIYVAKTDAQRLKQHRILIPDPGRDPRAGRQSGKQGGKHGKKKPFKEQQNNSAAKENKGRKKRSKPDREQSGTKRPGTGKNFNRKDKGKSFTKKKKMK; encoded by the coding sequence ATGACAAAAAGCATCATCGCTAAAAAACAACCGCAGCCGAAATTCCTGCCCATGACCAGAAAGGAAATGGACAAGCTGGGCTGGGACAGGCCGGACATCATTCTTGTTTCCGGAGACAGCTACATAGACCACCCCAGTTTCGGTATTCCCCTGCTTGGCCGGGTCCTTTCCTCACATGGATTCAAGGTCGCCCTCATCTGCCAGCCGGACTGGAATGACCCCAAAGCTCTGGCAGAGCTGGGACGTCCCCGCCTTTATGCCGGAGTTTCCGCCGGGGCACTTGATTCCATGGTCGCCCACTACACATCTTTCCGCAAAAAAAGAAGCGATGATGCCTACACCCCCGGAGGCAAAGCCGGAGCACGCCCCAACCGGGCCTGTATAATCTACACCAACCTGATCAAAAAAGCGTTCAAGGGACTCCCGGTGATCATCGGGGGGATTGAGGCTTCCCTGCGCCGAATTTCCCATTACGACTTCTGGACCGATAAAGTCCGCAAGCCCATCCTCATGGACAGCAAGGCCGACCTGCTGGTCTACGGCATGGGAGAACGGGCCATGCTTGATGCCGCCTTACGACTTTCTGCTGCTGAAGAATATGCTCCAGCTGTATTGAAAGGAATCCCCGGCACGGCCTTCATGGGAACCCCTGAAGATATCCCAAACGAGGCGGAAAGAATCGAACTCCCCTCCCATCAGGCGATTCTTGATGATCCGCAACAGCTCATGAATGCAACCCTCGCTCTTGAAGAGCAAGTCCATTTCGGGGACTCATGGGCAATCCAGCCTGTTGATAAACGACATGTGGTGCTTGCCCAGCCCTCGGAATATCTCTCCACCGAAGAACTGGACTGGCTTTACAGCCTACCATATGCCCGGTTGCCCCACCCAATCTATAAAGATAAGGGAAGAATTCCTGCGGCGGACATGATTGAATTCAGCATCACCTCCCACCGGGGCTGCGGCGGCGGCTGTTCATTCTGTTCCATTGCCATGCATCAGGGACGGCATATCCGCTCCCGGAGCAGGAAATCAATCATGGACGAACTGAAACGCATGCAGGAACATCCTGATTTCCGGGGATCTGTTTCCGATATAGGCGGTCCCAGCGCAAACATGTGGAATGCGCACTGTTCACTGGAACGGGGCAAATGCAAACGCAAAAGCTGTCTCGTTCCCAAGGTCTGCCCCAACTTTAAATATGACCAGCAGGCCAACCTCAAGCTTTACCGCGATGCCCGGAAGATGGACGGCATCAAACATGTGCGCGTTGCAAGCGGCGTGCGTTTTGATCTCGGGCAACAGAATAAAAAAAGCCTGAAGGAAATATTCAAGGAATTCGTAGGCGGGCAGCTTAAGGTGGCCCCGGAACACATCACACCTTCCGTGCTTAAACATATGCGCAAACCTGACCTGCCCATATTTGAAAGTTTTCTGGAGATGTTTGCCTCTGAATCAAAAAAAGCAGGCAAGGAACAATACGTCATCCCCTATCTGATGAGCGCATTCCCCGGCTGTACGGACAGTGACATGCGCCAGCTAGGTTCATGGCTGGCCGCCCGTGGCTGGAAACCCCGTCAGGTGCAATGCTTTATCCCCACACCGGGCACAGTGGCCACGGCCATGTTTTATTGTGAGACCGATCCGGCCGGCAACAAAATCTACGTAGCCAAGACTGACGCCCAACGGCTGAAACAGCACCGTATCCTCATACCTGATCCGGGCCGTGATCCCAGAGCAGGAAGACAATCCGGGAAACAGGGCGGAAAGCACGGAAAGAAAAAGCCGTTCAAAGAGCAGCAGAACAATTCTGCCGCTAAAGAAAACAAAGGCCGCAAAAAGAGATCAAAACCCGACCGCGAACAAAGCGGTACCAAAAGACCCGGCACAGGTAAAAATTTTAACCGTAAAGATAAAGGAAAAAGCTTCACAAAGAAGAAAAAAATGAAGTAA
- a CDS encoding PocR ligand-binding domain-containing protein, which yields MKISLLENCTSESIKEKLSGLLLKDLVELDELQNMLDVSYAATGMPSGIIDAFTGEVYAGAGWQKICVDFHRSHPETCAKCIANDTAITDKIKKGKHHGYKCSNGIWDIGVPIMCMEQHIATFFLGQFFYEDEEPDRGFFIKQAEQYGFDRKEYLDALDEAPRFKRQRVDEILKYNIALAAFLSDSASKAMRNFYEIEQRREAENEIKNLRNYLVNIIDSMPSILIGVDPNGQITQWNKEAENISGIKQHEAIGTNIEQAMPDLSTQMYRIRTAINTRRKQSYVNRPTPDGSTTACEDVTIYPLIANGVNGAVIRIDDVTNRVNLERMMLQSEKMMSIGGLAAGMAHEINNPLSGIMGHASNIRKRLYEDLKPNLATAEDCGISIEHMRNYLNERGIGRMLDGISEAGERAATIVRNMLAFSRKSEQNFTPQNLADLLDRTIELASSDYDLKKEFDFRKIRIKREYTGGMPAVLCEGNEIQQVFLNIVRNGAEAMGENAADSCFTCKVYKENNMAVVEIADNGPGIPEEVRQRIFEPFFTTKEVGKGTGLGLSVSYFIVNDQHNGFMDVESMPGEWTRFIIKLPFK from the coding sequence ATGAAAATATCACTCTTGGAAAACTGCACATCCGAATCCATAAAAGAGAAGTTGTCCGGGCTGTTGCTTAAAGATCTGGTGGAACTGGATGAACTTCAAAACATGCTTGATGTCAGCTATGCGGCCACAGGAATGCCTTCCGGGATCATCGATGCTTTCACCGGAGAAGTATATGCCGGGGCCGGATGGCAGAAAATATGCGTTGATTTTCACCGTTCACATCCTGAAACATGTGCCAAATGCATTGCCAACGACACCGCAATCACGGACAAAATCAAAAAGGGCAAACACCACGGCTACAAATGCTCCAACGGTATCTGGGACATCGGCGTACCCATCATGTGCATGGAGCAACACATTGCGACTTTCTTTCTGGGACAATTCTTCTACGAAGACGAGGAACCGGACCGAGGGTTCTTCATCAAACAGGCTGAGCAATACGGATTTGACCGGAAAGAATACCTTGATGCCCTTGATGAGGCTCCCCGCTTCAAACGCCAACGCGTAGATGAAATCCTGAAATACAACATCGCCCTGGCGGCCTTCCTTTCAGATTCGGCCTCAAAAGCCATGCGCAATTTTTATGAAATAGAACAACGCAGGGAAGCGGAAAATGAAATCAAAAACCTGCGTAACTATCTTGTCAACATTATTGACTCCATGCCCTCAATCCTGATCGGCGTGGACCCCAACGGTCAAATAACCCAATGGAACAAAGAAGCGGAAAACATCTCAGGTATCAAACAACATGAAGCCATCGGTACAAACATTGAGCAGGCCATGCCGGACCTCTCTACCCAGATGTACCGCATTCGCACAGCCATTAACACCCGCCGCAAGCAAAGCTACGTCAACCGCCCTACACCTGACGGAAGCACAACAGCATGTGAGGATGTAACCATCTACCCTCTGATAGCTAACGGGGTAAATGGTGCGGTAATCCGTATTGACGATGTGACCAACCGGGTCAACCTCGAACGTATGATGCTGCAATCGGAAAAAATGATGTCTATAGGCGGACTGGCCGCAGGCATGGCCCATGAGATCAATAACCCACTGTCGGGTATAATGGGGCACGCCAGTAATATCAGAAAAAGACTTTACGAAGACCTCAAGCCCAATCTTGCCACGGCAGAAGACTGCGGCATATCCATAGAACACATGCGAAACTACCTGAATGAACGCGGCATAGGACGCATGTTGGACGGTATAAGTGAAGCAGGAGAGCGAGCCGCCACAATAGTGCGTAACATGCTCGCCTTCAGCCGAAAAAGCGAACAAAATTTTACTCCGCAAAATCTGGCGGACTTACTGGATAGAACAATTGAACTGGCTTCCAGCGACTACGACCTGAAAAAAGAATTCGATTTCCGCAAAATAAGAATTAAGCGGGAGTACACCGGAGGCATGCCTGCTGTTTTATGTGAAGGCAATGAAATTCAGCAGGTATTCCTTAATATTGTGCGCAACGGAGCTGAGGCCATGGGAGAAAATGCGGCGGATTCATGCTTCACCTGCAAAGTATACAAAGAAAACAACATGGCCGTAGTGGAAATCGCAGATAACGGCCCCGGCATCCCCGAAGAAGTCCGCCAACGGATCTTCGAACCCTTCTTCACCACCAAAGAAGTGGGCAAAGGAACAGGGCTGGGATTGTCCGTTTCATATTTCATCGTCAACGACCAGCATAACGGCTTTATGGACGTTGAATCCATGCCCGGAGAATGGACCAGATTCATAATCAAACTGCCCTTTAAATAA
- the ilvN gene encoding acetolactate synthase small subunit, producing MCKHNFVIDLLVRNHAGVMSQITGLFSRRNFNLEGIVCGPVGDGGESRMILTVADDSKLEQIVLQLEKLYDVLDVKQVENHPLTEVLSQL from the coding sequence ATGTGTAAGCATAATTTTGTTATTGATCTGCTGGTGCGTAACCATGCCGGGGTGATGAGTCAGATTACCGGACTTTTTTCCCGTCGTAATTTCAACCTTGAAGGGATTGTTTGCGGTCCTGTTGGAGATGGCGGGGAAAGCCGTATGATCCTCACTGTCGCTGATGACAGCAAGCTTGAACAGATTGTATTGCAGCTTGAAAAATTATATGATGTGCTGGATGTGAAACAGGTGGAAAATCATCCGTTGACTGAAGTTCTCAGTCAGCTTTAG
- a CDS encoding DNA integrity scanning protein DisA nucleotide-binding domain protein — MSSESFANLCIFHIMDGLRDGLSHFSSNSRTALIYAVKPGDPLRIYDPQDLLREHQPKLKEYFLDSQEWRKGSNHDDNTRLIEVVRSKDLALAGLITCSARSSSIFYQCWFTEQHPDMCSIGPTESWMEYAALLLSQDFATQNILRIDSSGHLLREYSTHAVRDYIVDQRNRIMGWDTQLRVYPILDAVLGISKTREEGAWARGELIFIEPSELDSIKYMAKFPESERPSLKNHKHVRKLLQSVESSSRKLVSDGRYVVGIAAMPPTNNSISATFKGDWGLVYLGSEAVCSFADAKFSSTNYKPNLVHLEEYLLELDLSADTRHSLFQLVIQMISTANHRSHGCTLVLDFNDEPVEIAGQPLEKPLDLREPEIRGLARSLTKLDGAVHICKDLKLHGFACLLDGKAVSGENRARGARFNSALRFTAKHDNLIVIVVSADKPVSIIQRGVELTAVCEWKQLFACVTTPPAFEKWIED; from the coding sequence ATGAGCTCAGAATCCTTTGCCAACCTGTGCATCTTCCACATCATGGACGGACTGCGTGACGGGCTTTCCCATTTTTCTTCCAACAGCCGCACAGCATTGATCTATGCGGTTAAACCGGGCGATCCGCTGCGCATTTACGATCCTCAGGACCTGCTACGCGAACATCAGCCTAAATTAAAAGAATATTTCCTTGATTCACAGGAGTGGCGAAAAGGCTCCAATCATGATGACAACACCCGGCTCATCGAGGTTGTCCGTTCCAAGGATCTTGCCCTTGCCGGACTGATCACCTGCAGTGCCCGCTCCAGCAGTATCTTCTATCAATGCTGGTTCACTGAACAACACCCGGATATGTGTTCCATCGGCCCGACTGAGAGCTGGATGGAATATGCGGCTCTGCTGCTCTCTCAGGATTTCGCCACCCAGAATATCCTGCGCATCGACAGCTCCGGCCACCTGCTGCGCGAATACTCCACCCACGCCGTGCGCGATTATATTGTGGACCAGCGTAACCGTATCATGGGCTGGGATACACAGCTGCGGGTCTATCCCATTCTGGATGCGGTACTGGGAATCTCAAAAACCCGCGAAGAAGGAGCATGGGCGCGCGGTGAGCTGATTTTTATCGAACCTTCGGAACTGGATTCCATCAAGTACATGGCCAAATTCCCGGAAAGCGAACGGCCCTCACTGAAAAACCACAAACATGTGCGCAAATTACTGCAATCTGTGGAAAGCTCCAGCCGCAAACTTGTTTCCGACGGCAGATACGTGGTCGGCATTGCAGCCATGCCCCCGACCAACAATTCCATTTCCGCCACTTTTAAAGGAGACTGGGGGCTGGTCTATCTGGGCAGTGAAGCGGTTTGCAGCTTTGCAGACGCCAAATTTTCCTCCACCAACTACAAACCGAACCTCGTACATCTGGAAGAATACCTGCTGGAACTGGACCTGAGCGCAGATACACGCCATTCCCTTTTTCAACTGGTCATCCAGATGATCTCCACCGCAAACCACCGCAGCCACGGCTGCACACTGGTACTCGACTTCAACGACGAACCGGTGGAAATAGCCGGGCAGCCACTTGAAAAACCGCTGGATCTGCGTGAACCGGAAATCCGCGGACTGGCCCGTTCCCTGACAAAACTGGACGGAGCGGTACACATCTGTAAGGATTTGAAACTGCACGGCTTTGCCTGCCTGCTGGACGGGAAAGCCGTTTCCGGCGAAAACCGGGCCAGAGGAGCACGCTTCAATTCCGCCCTGCGTTTCACAGCCAAACACGATAACCTGATAGTAATTGTAGTTTCCGCAGACAAACCCGTATCCATAATCCAGCGCGGCGTTGAACTGACCGCAGTCTGCGAGTGGAAACAGCTTTTTGCCTGCGTTACTACTCCACCTGCATTTGAAAAATGGATTGAGGATTAA